A stretch of Trichomycterus rosablanca isolate fTriRos1 chromosome 8, fTriRos1.hap1, whole genome shotgun sequence DNA encodes these proteins:
- the snrkb gene encoding SNF related kinase b, translated as MATLKSSSEGKIAGLYELDRSLGKGHFAVVKLARHIFTGQLVAVKIIDKTKLDGMAMGHLLQEVRCMKLVQHPNVVRLYEVIDTHTKLFLILELADGGDLYDYILRHEGGVAECTAKVHFAQIVRAIAYCHRLHVVHRDLKPENVVFFRQQGTVKLTDFGFSNHFQPGTMLVTSCGSLAYSAPEILLGEEYDAPSVDIWSLGVILFMLVCGRPPFQEANDSETLIMIMDCRYMVPDHVSAECKDLISRMLQRDPSKRAPLHEIESHPWLQGVDASPSPVSSQCSLSAQEHQLILQAMISGNIADRDTIQEALDADLYNHITATYYLLGERILRDKQELNEEKPTQRPFSEPLDLVDGQGAQANALKETSLAPVALLGSVSPGFPRRGVCESGDLLAPKSSRQDTSFSDFVSPSSCLGLSLRSVAPDPTPVVKSLGALHQICEEEEEDNEEEEAQPVVQTGKVGFVPLVSSSLETSPKHCLVSQAPSSQEQLKIKTKDGSKEPGLCYKLSEEEELQLEDEGCDKEQKSQSVAEKHQGDKNSKKEWSQMEKYCIEDTEKVSDKVKNMEQMKQVLQNLDGHPPADHHLPAEEISKKETSDRTEDKNQKALKGLQRPSSTIKHDGRNLTEETSKFKDEDQKDQHLQKLDRLSSTSQTSNKLEDDKQKDFQKTYPQVREKRPTEDTKTAEQFSDKADIKKHNEPQKIAIQTKNLKEDSRKSATALNAADAQRKNDFQKIKGPISEVQAKERKHTEEHGKAGPVLDRIKDGIHQKLNEPTAISQTKSGNHTDAPRKARNSSDRADEERKKDLQKINVPLSVAQKKEGNQTEELMKAGKTSHKTDNENQMNFQIKNRPPTAALTKVTHPEELREAEPAFRAKDKKQNNQSIQILDRFSPSTRLDPVQCCWGQSDSSSENLEDNNNTPSKPRLQDTSIIFAPCASPRFLPKNHCVDLRPDGVETRKVGVECEKTEEVHAKPQQGQRESRDAGTDTNKNKNVNLRERLLQIPLCEKALSFNIQPTSKEKLLPFAQYNCCHVL; from the exons ATGGCCACCCTGAAGAGCAGCTCCGAGGGCAAGATAGCCGGCCTGTACGAGCTGGATCGCTCGCTGGGGAAAGGCCACTTTGCCGTTGTGAAGCTGGCACGGCACATTTTCACCGGGCAGCTGGTAGCTGTGAAAATCATCGATAAGACAAAGCTGGATGGCATGGCGATGGGCCACCTGCTGCAGGAGGTGCGCTGCATGAAGCTGGTGCAGCACCCGAACGTGGTGCGTCTGTATGAAGTGATCGACACGCACACCAAACTCTTCCTGATCCTGGAGCTGGCCGACGGCGGCGACCTGTACGACTACATCCTGCGGCACGAGGGCGGGGTCGCCGAGTGCACCGCCAAAGTGCACTTTGCTCAGATCGTCCGTGCCATCGCGTACTGTCACCGGCTGCATGTGGTGCACCGGGACCTGAAGCCTGAGAACGTCGTGTTCTTCCGCCAGCAGGGAACCGTTAAACTTACCGACTTCGGGTTCAGTAACCACTTCCAGCCTGGTACCATGCTGGTAACCAGCTGTGGATCTCTGGCCTACTCAGCTCCTGAGATACTGCTAGGAGAGGAGTACGATGCCCCCTCTGTgg atatctGGTCTCTTGGAGTGATCCTGTTCATGCTGGTGTGTGGACGACCACCGTTCCAGGAAGCCAATGACAGCGAGACTCTAATCATGATCATGGATTGCCGTTACATGGTTCCCGATCACGTCTCTGCAGAGTGTAAAga TCTGATCTCACGGATGCTGCAGCGAGACCCGTCTAAGCGAGCTCCTCTGCATGAGATCGAGTCTCATCCGTGGCTGCAGGGTGTGGATGCATCTCCATCACCAGTCTCCTCTCAGTGCAGCCTCTCTGCTCAGGAGCACCAGCTCATCCTGCAGGCCATGATTTCAGGAAACATTGCAGACAGAGACACCATACAGGA AGCTTTGGATGCTGACCTCTACAACCACATTACAGCCACATACTACCTGCTAGGAGAACGTATTCTACGAGACAAGCAGGAGCTGAATGAGGAAAAACCCACACA GAGGCCCTTTTCTGAGCCATTGGACTTAGTGGATGGCCAGGGCGCTCAGGCGAATGCACTTAAAGAAACATCTCTGGCTCCTGTGGCCTTGTTGGGGTCTGTATCTCCAGGATTTCCCAGAcggggtgtgtgtgagtctggCGACCTGCTGGCCCCCAAATCCAGCCGTCAGGACACGTCCTTTAGCGACTTTGTTAGCCCAAGCTCCTGCCTTGGTCTCAGTCTTCGCTCGGTGGCACCAGACCCAACTCCAGTGGTCAAAAGTCTTGGAGCCCTGCATCAGATTtgtgaggaagaggaggaggataatgaagaagaagaagctcAACCTGTTGTACAAACTGGAAAAGTTGGCTTCGTACCTTTAGTATCATCTTCTTTGGAAACATCTCCAAAACATTGCTTAGTATCACAGGCCCCGAGTAGCCAAGAGCAGCTgaagataaaaacaaaagacGGAAGCAAAGAGCCTGGACTTTGTTACAAACTGTCAGAAGAGGAAGAACTTCAGTTGGAAGACGAGGGCTGTGATAAAGAGCAGAAATCCCAAAGTGTAGCAGAAAAACATCAGGgggacaaaaatagtaaaaaggAATGGTCTCAGATGGAGAAGTACTGCATAGAGGACACTGAAAAAGTCTCAGACAAGGTTAAAAACATGGAACAGATGAAACAGGTCCTTCAGAATCTTGATGGACATCCACCAGCAGACCACCATCTACCAGCTGAAGAAATCAGCAAAAAAGAAACCTCTGACAGGACTGAAGATAAGAACCAGAAAGCTCTTAAGGGGCTACAAAGACCTTCATCAACTATCAAGCATGATGGGAGGAACCTTACTGAGGAAACAAGCAAATTTAAAGATGAAGACCAAAAGGACCAGCACCTTCAAAAGCTAGATAGACTGTCATCAACTTCCCAAACTTCTAACAAGCTTGAAGATGATAAACAAAAGGACTTTCAGAAAACATACCCTCAGGTGAGGGAAAAAAGGCCAACTGAGGACACGAAGACAGCAGAACAGTTCTCAGACAAGGctgacattaaaaaacacaatgaGCCTCAGAAAATAGCAATTCAGACCAAAAACCTCAAAGAGGATTCAAGGAAATCTGCAACAGCCTTAAATGCAGCTGACGCTCAGAGAAAAAACGACTTTCAGAAAATAAAAGGACCTATTTCAGAGGTGCAGGCAAAAGAGAGGAAGCACACTGAGGAACATGGGAAAGCAGGACCAGTTTTAGACAGAATTAAAGATGGGATTCATCAGAAGTTGAATGAACCAACAGCAATTTCTCAGACTAAAAGTGGGAACCACACTGACGCACCAAGAAAAGCACGAAACTCTTCTGACAGGGCTGATGAGGAGAGAAAGAAGGACCTTCAGAAAATAAATGTACCTTTATCAGTTGCTCAGAAAAAAGAGGGAAACCAAACAGAAGAACTGATGAAAGCAGGAAAAACATCACACAAGACTGACAATGAGAATCAAATGAattttcagataaaaaacagacCCCCGACTGCAGCCCTGACTAAAGTAACCCATCCTGAAGAACTAAGAGAAGCAGAACCTGCCTTTAGAGCTAAAGATAAAAAACAGAATAACCAGAGCATTCAGATACTAGACAGATTTTCACCATCGACTAGACTTGATCCTGTTCAGTGCTGCTGGGGCCAGAGCGACTCTTCCAGCGAGAACCTGGAGGACAACAACAACACTCCATCCAAGCCAAGGCTGCAGGACACCAGTATTATTTTTGCCCCCTGTGCCTCTCCGCGATTTCTTCCCAAGAACCACTGTGTGGATCTGAGACCGGATGGGGTGGAGACCCGCAAAGTGGGTGTAGAATGTGAGAAGACAGAGGAGGTACACGCCAAACCTCAGCAGGGTCAGCGTGAATCCAGAGACGCCGGCACAGACACCAACAAGAACAAGAACGTGAACCTGCGAGAGCGTCTACTGCAGATACCGCTCTGCGAGAAAGCCCTGTCTTTTAACATCCAGCCCACGTCCAAAGAGAAACTGCTTCCGTTTGCGCAGTACAACTGCTGTCATGTCCTATAG